The proteins below come from a single Oerskovia jenensis genomic window:
- the glpK gene encoding glycerol kinase GlpK gives MADYVLAIDQGTTSSRAIVFNHSGEIVSSGQLEHDQIFPRAGWVEHNPEQIWNNVREAVGLALTRANVTYTDIAAVGITNQRETAVVWNRRTGKPVYNAIVWQDTRTQKIVDDLGGDAGPEKYKAIVGLPLATYFSGPKVKWILDNVEGAREAADAGDLVFGNTDTWVLWNMTGGVDGGVHVTDVTNASRTMLMDLDTLSWREDIAADMGIPLSMLPEIKSSSEVYGNGRPGGLLPGVPIAGILGDQQAATFGQACFEVGQAKNTYGTGNFMLLNTGTEKVMSENGLLTTVCYKIGDQPARYALEGSIAVTGSLIQWLRDNLGMFSDAPDVEWLARKVDDNGGAYFVPAFSGLFAPHWRSDARGALVGLTRYVNKNHIARAALEAVAFQTREVLDAMNADSGVDLTELRVDGGMVQNELLMQFQADQLGVDVVRPKVAETTALGAAYAAGIAVGFWQGEQDVIANWAEDKRWTPSMDEGERERLYRNWKKAVSKTLDWVDEDVEK, from the coding sequence ATGGCCGACTACGTTCTCGCCATCGACCAGGGAACCACCAGCTCCCGGGCCATCGTCTTCAACCACTCCGGGGAGATCGTCTCCTCCGGCCAGCTCGAGCACGACCAGATCTTCCCCCGGGCCGGCTGGGTCGAGCACAACCCCGAGCAGATCTGGAACAACGTCCGCGAGGCCGTCGGCCTGGCCCTGACCCGCGCCAACGTCACGTACACCGACATCGCCGCGGTCGGCATCACCAACCAGCGCGAGACCGCGGTCGTGTGGAACCGCAGGACGGGCAAGCCCGTCTACAACGCGATCGTCTGGCAGGACACCCGCACGCAGAAGATCGTCGACGACCTCGGCGGCGACGCAGGCCCCGAGAAGTACAAGGCGATCGTGGGCCTGCCGCTCGCGACCTACTTCTCCGGCCCCAAGGTCAAGTGGATCCTCGACAACGTCGAGGGTGCCCGCGAGGCGGCCGACGCCGGCGACCTCGTCTTCGGCAACACCGACACCTGGGTCCTGTGGAACATGACGGGCGGCGTCGACGGCGGCGTGCACGTGACCGACGTGACCAACGCGTCGCGCACCATGCTCATGGACCTCGACACGCTGTCCTGGCGCGAGGACATCGCGGCCGACATGGGCATCCCGCTCTCGATGCTCCCGGAGATCAAGTCGTCCTCCGAGGTCTACGGGAACGGGCGCCCCGGCGGACTCCTCCCCGGCGTCCCGATCGCGGGCATCCTGGGCGACCAGCAGGCGGCCACGTTCGGGCAGGCGTGCTTCGAGGTCGGCCAGGCCAAGAACACGTACGGCACGGGCAACTTCATGCTGCTCAACACGGGCACCGAGAAGGTCATGAGCGAGAACGGCCTGCTGACCACGGTCTGCTACAAGATCGGCGACCAGCCTGCCCGCTACGCGCTCGAGGGCTCGATCGCCGTCACGGGCTCGCTCATCCAGTGGCTGCGTGACAACCTGGGCATGTTCTCGGACGCGCCCGACGTCGAGTGGCTCGCCCGCAAGGTCGACGACAACGGTGGCGCGTACTTCGTGCCCGCGTTCTCTGGCCTGTTCGCACCGCACTGGCGCTCCGACGCCCGTGGCGCCCTCGTGGGCCTCACGCGCTACGTCAACAAGAACCACATCGCGCGCGCCGCGCTCGAGGCCGTCGCGTTCCAGACCCGCGAGGTCCTGGACGCCATGAACGCGGACTCGGGCGTGGACCTCACCGAGCTGCGCGTCGACGGCGGCATGGTCCAGAACGAGCTGCTCATGCAGTTCCAGGCGGACCAGCTCGGCGTGGACGTCGTGCGGCCCAAGGTCGCGGAGACCACGGCGCTCGGCGCCGCGTACGCCGCGGGCATCGCGGTCGGGTTCTGGCAGGGCGAGCAGGACGTCATCGCCAACTGGGCCGAGGACAAGCGCTGGACCCCGTCCATGGACGAGGGCGAGCGCGAGCGCCTCTACCGCAACTGGAAGAAGGCCGTGAGCAAGACCCTCGACTGGGTCGACGAGGACGTCGAGAAGTAG
- a CDS encoding MIP/aquaporin family protein encodes MDTLILNAFWSEILGTATLILLGAGVVANVILPKTKGFNGGWLLINFGWGLAVFTGVYVAYKSGAHLNPAVTIGLFTADRPFYSVTGPEGMITATIEPTVSNMFIYFGAQMIGAIIGAVLAFLAYKKHFDEEAPAATKLAVFSTGPELRSYGWNFLTEVIATFVLVFFVVASGNTPSGLGPLAVALVVVGIGASLGGPTGYAINPARDLGPRIAHALLPIRGKGSSDWGYSWVPVAGPLVGGVLAGLLGAAWG; translated from the coding sequence ATGGACACACTCATCCTCAACGCCTTCTGGTCCGAGATACTCGGCACCGCGACCCTGATCCTGCTGGGTGCCGGCGTCGTAGCCAACGTGATCCTCCCCAAGACCAAGGGCTTCAACGGCGGCTGGCTCCTCATCAACTTCGGATGGGGCCTCGCCGTCTTCACCGGCGTCTACGTCGCGTACAAGTCCGGGGCGCACCTCAACCCGGCCGTGACCATCGGCCTGTTCACCGCGGACCGCCCCTTCTACTCGGTCACCGGGCCCGAGGGGATGATCACCGCCACGATCGAACCGACCGTGAGCAACATGTTCATCTACTTCGGTGCCCAGATGATCGGTGCGATCATCGGTGCCGTGCTCGCGTTCCTCGCGTACAAGAAGCACTTCGACGAGGAGGCACCCGCCGCCACCAAGCTCGCGGTCTTCTCGACCGGCCCCGAGCTGCGCTCGTACGGCTGGAACTTCCTCACCGAGGTCATCGCGACGTTCGTGCTCGTGTTCTTCGTCGTCGCGTCGGGCAACACCCCGTCGGGGCTCGGCCCGCTCGCGGTCGCGCTCGTCGTGGTCGGTATCGGTGCGTCCCTCGGTGGGCCCACCGGGTACGCCATCAACCCTGCTCGTGACCTCGGTCCGCGCATCGCCCACGCCCTGCTCCCCATCAGGGGCAAGGGCTCGAGCGACTGGGGCTACTCCTGGGTCCCGGTCGCGGGCCCCCTGGTCGGCGGCGTGCTCGCCGGACTCCTCGGGGCAGCCTGGGGCTGA
- a CDS encoding alpha/beta fold hydrolase: MTSVSYTVPGMHVTDHEVEVPLDWFDERDTRRITIFARELVDPVRRREDLPLLVFLQGGPGGKGPRPTGPEGWVGTMLATHRVILLDQRGTGRSSAVRGRALAALGDAPAQAEHLSHFRADSIVADAEHLRRTLFGGRRWASLGQSYGGFLTLTYLSRAPEGLTACYVTGGLAGLDADATEVYRRTYPRTAAKNARFAARFPDDVARLARIADRIAVGDVVLPDGDMLSVRRLQTLGTDFGMKPGFERVHWLLDEAFDHGDDDLSDTFLSEVRDLTSYLTNPLYAVLHESIYASGHGATRWAAERVRAEHPEFDPSARPLLFTGEMIYPWMFEEIAGLRDFRGAAEELARREDWTELYDLDVLAANEVPVAAAVYYDDMFVDAHLSLDTASRVGNVQALVTNEFEHDGLRTGDVLERLLPAVDRWGGPRQEV, translated from the coding sequence ATGACCTCCGTGAGCTACACCGTCCCCGGGATGCACGTGACCGACCACGAGGTCGAGGTGCCCCTCGACTGGTTCGACGAGCGGGACACGCGCCGGATCACGATCTTCGCGCGCGAGCTCGTCGACCCGGTCCGCCGGCGCGAGGACCTGCCGCTGCTCGTGTTCCTCCAGGGTGGCCCGGGAGGCAAGGGACCGCGCCCCACGGGCCCCGAGGGCTGGGTCGGCACCATGCTCGCGACCCACCGGGTGATCCTGCTCGACCAGCGCGGCACGGGCCGCAGCTCGGCCGTGCGGGGCCGTGCGCTCGCCGCGCTCGGCGACGCGCCCGCGCAGGCCGAGCACCTCTCGCACTTCCGGGCCGACTCGATCGTCGCCGACGCCGAGCACCTGCGCCGCACCCTGTTCGGTGGTCGCCGCTGGGCCTCGCTCGGCCAGAGCTACGGCGGGTTCCTCACGCTCACCTACCTCTCGCGGGCACCGGAGGGTCTCACGGCCTGCTACGTCACGGGCGGTCTCGCGGGCCTGGACGCCGACGCGACCGAGGTCTACCGACGCACGTACCCGCGCACCGCGGCCAAGAACGCCCGCTTCGCGGCGCGCTTCCCCGACGACGTCGCACGCCTCGCGCGCATCGCGGACCGGATCGCGGTGGGTGACGTCGTCCTGCCCGACGGCGACATGCTCTCCGTGCGCCGCCTCCAGACGCTCGGGACGGACTTCGGCATGAAGCCGGGCTTCGAGCGCGTCCACTGGCTGCTGGACGAGGCGTTCGACCACGGCGACGACGATCTGAGCGACACGTTCCTCAGCGAGGTCAGGGACCTGACGTCGTACCTGACGAACCCGCTGTACGCGGTGCTGCACGAGTCGATCTACGCGTCGGGCCACGGGGCCACGCGCTGGGCCGCCGAGCGCGTGCGCGCCGAGCACCCGGAGTTCGACCCGAGCGCCCGGCCGCTGCTCTTCACGGGCGAGATGATCTACCCCTGGATGTTCGAGGAGATCGCGGGACTGCGGGACTTCCGCGGCGCGGCCGAGGAGCTGGCGCGCCGCGAGGACTGGACCGAGCTCTACGACCTCGACGTGCTCGCGGCGAACGAGGTCCCGGTCGCGGCCGCGGTCTACTACGACGACATGTTCGTCGACGCGCACCTCTCGCTCGACACGGCCTCCCGGGTGGGGAACGTGCAGGCGCTCGTCACGAACGAGTTCGAGCACGACGGGCTCCGCACGGGCGACGTCCTGGAGCGGCTGCTCCCCGCGGTCGACCGATGGGGTGGCCCTCGGCAGGAGGTCTGA